The stretch of DNA GATATATATTCATTGCATACAGCAATGATTTATTCTCACGTGTTTTCTAATAACTTTTTAGATGCTTATTCAAAAAGCGTTCAAAGTTCTTCCGGAGGAGGCGGAGGCTTTACAAGTATTGGCGGAGGAGGAGGATCCTTCGGTGGCGGTTCCGGTGGAGGAACTAGATAGTTGGCTATAAATTTAGTACAATATATATTTAGAAAGGAGAAAATTATGATAGCATTATATGTAATTCTGGGAGTGGTGGTTTTATTAGGATTATGGCTTATGTCAAGCTATAACAAATTAATAAGACTTAGAGAAATGGTTAAAAATGCTATGGGACAAATAGCAGCAAATGTTGAATCAAGATGGGATGCTTTAAAATCTTTGATTGATGCAACTAAAAAATATTCAGCACATGAAGCTGAAACATTAGAAAAAGTTATTCAAGCAAGAGGAAGTGTAAACAGTAGCAGTTCTGTAAAAGATATTGAAGCTGATGATAATATGTTTACTCAAGCTCTATCAAGACTTGCTGTTGTGGTTGAAGCATATCCTGATTTAAAAGCTAATACATTATATCTAAATACAATGGACAAGATTGATGAATATGAACAAGATGTAAAGAATTCAAGAATGATTTATAATGACACAGTTACCAGATTTAATAGGACTATGTTAGTATTCCCTGTAGTATTAATTTCAAGAATGATGGGATTCACTGAATACGAATATTTCAAAAACACAGAAGAAAAAGCAGCTCCTCCAAGCTGGGATTAATTAAAAGCACTCGAAAGGGTGCTTTTTTAGTAAAATTTTTTAGAGAAAATGTCGGGAAAATAGTATAAAAAATATTTGAAAAAAACTTTTTAATATGGTAAAATAAGTTATAAAAATTTATACGGAGGTAAATTATGAAAAGATTAAAAAGTATTTTATTATCTTTAGCAATGATTTTTGTTGTGGTACTATCAACAGCATGCTCAAGCAAAGAAGCTACTACTGCTACAAAGACTTTTGTTAAAGAACAAAATGGAATGAAAGTAACTTTGGTTTATACTTACATTGAAAAAGAAGACAAGGTTATAAAGCAAACAAGCAAAACTGAAGCTCCATTTTCAGCATTTCAAGGTAAAGATGTAGAACAGGTTAAACAACAATTACAAGCTGTTTCTAAACGATATCAAGGAATTAAAGGTTTAAAAGAAACTCTTGATATTCAAGAAGATAAATTTCTTGAAGAAGTTGAAGTAGATTATGCAAACTTTGATTATGAAAAGGCAAAAGATCTTCCTGGAATGACTTTCTCAGGAGATCCTTCAAAAACTAAAGTTAGTATGCAAAAAAGCGAAGAATTAGTGTTAAAACAAGGATTTGTAGAACAAAAATAATATGATTTTATTATAAAAAGGTAGTATAATTTTATACTGCTTTTTTGTTTGTTATGATATTTTCCGGTTAGTGGTTTTAATTTGCCAATGCATTTGAAAAAAGTTTTATAATGTGGTAGAATGATTATAGAAATCTTTGTGTGAAGGAGATTTGTTAAAGATTGTTAAGAAGGTAAAGATTTGTGAAAAAAAGATAATATTAGTATATTATTTTGATTGTAAGGAGGTAGCTATGAAAAATTTTAAAAGAATACTTACAAGTTTTATGTTGATTTTTTCAATTATATTACTGATAGCTTGTGGCGGAGAGAAAAGTAAAACTTATTACATGTCAGAAAACGGAAGTGAAATGACGGTAAAGGTAAAATATAAAGATGATGTAGTAAATGAATTGGATATTGATGCTAAAATGTCATATAAATCACTGGATGTAGAAAATCAAGAACAGGCAAAACTTCTATTTTCTATGATAAAGAGTATGGGAGCAAGTCTTGAAGGGATAAAATTTGATGTTGAATATGGTAATAATGAAGCCACATTAAAAGTTAATATTGATTTGAACAAAGTGAATCCTGAAAAGCTAAAAGCATTAGCCGGTTCATTTGGAGGAAAAGTTTCTGAAAAATCTTCAGGAGAGCTTGAAGAAGGGCTAAACAAAATAAAGAGTTTTAAAGAATTGGAAAAATCTCTTTTGGAAGCCGGATTTAAAGAAAAATAATATTATTCTATAAAAGGTAGTACGAATTTGTACTGCCTTTTTTGTTGTAATTTATAAAATATTTTAGAATGTTAAAAAATTTTTTACAAAAATAAATAATAATTATTGATATTATTTGAAAATTGTGATAATATATATTAGTAAGAGAAAACAAACTCTTTATAAAAATGTTTAGGAGGGAAAAAATGAGAAAAAAAATTATATTATTACTTGCATTGGTACTTTCCGTTGGGGTTTTAGGAGCTTGTACCAAAAAAGATGATAGTAAAAACAAAGAGGGAGAAAAGAAAACTGAGCAAAAGACTTCAAAGAAAAAAGTTGTTGCTACAAGTACAATGCTTACAGATTTGGTAAAGCAAATCGGTGGAGATAACTTTGAAGTTGAAGGAATGATGAAAGCGGGAGTTGACCCTCATCTATATAAGCCTACAGCAGGCGATGTGGAAAAACTTGAAAAAGCAGATGTTGTAGTTGTAAACGGATTACATTTGGAAGGACAAATGGGAGAAATTTTACAAGGTTTAGAAAAACAAAATAAGAACGTTGTAACTGCAGCAAAAAATATTCCATCAGATAGATTACTTCCTTGGGATGAAGAAGGAGCAGGTCCTAATGATCCACATATTTGGTTTAGTGTTAAGAACTGGAAAATAGCTGCGAAAAATGTAGCAGAAGGTTTGAAGAAAGCTGATAGTTCAAAAGCTGAAGAAATAGATAAAAATCTTGCTAAATATGAAAAAGAACTTGATGAACTTTCTGATTATATAAAGAAAAAAGTTTCTGAATTACCTGAAAATCAAAGAGTTTTAGTTACCGCTCATGATGCTTTTAACTATTTTGCAAAGGAATTCGGATTTAAGGTAGAGGCTATTCAAGGAATCAGTACAGAATCAGAAGCAAGTGCAGCTGATATAAAGAAACTTTCAGATTTCTTGGTTAAAACAAAAATAAAAGCAGTTTTTGTTGAATCTTCAGTTCCTAAGAAAACTATTGAATCTTTAGTTGAATCTTGTAAAGCTAAAGGACATAATGTTAAAATAGGTGGAGAGTTGTATTCTGACTCATTAGGAGATGATAATACAAAAGAAAATACTTATATCTCAATGTTTAAATATAATATTGATACTATAGTTGATGCTTTAAAATAATACTTGAAAAAAATCTCCTAAATATATATACTTATATTGTGGAGATTTTTTGTTTTTTGGAGGAAAAAATGGACGAAATAGCTGTAAAAGTTGAAGATTTAACTATTGCCTATTATCTTAAACCTGTAGTTTGGGATGTGGATTTGGATATTAAAAGAGGTAAACTTACCGCGATTTTGGGACCAAACGGTGCAGGTAAATCGACTTTGTTAAAGGCAATGTTAAATTTAATTCCCATTTCATCCGGAAAAATTTCATTTTTCGGCAAGCCTTATAAGGAATTTAGAAAAGATATTTCTTATGTGCCACAAAGTGAGTCTGTCGATTGGGATTTTCCGACAGATGTTTTGGATGTTGTTATGATGGGAACTTATGGGAAGCTCGGTTGGATAAAAAGAGCAGGTAAAAAAGAAAGAGAATTGTCTTTAGAGGCTTTAAAGAAACTTGGAATGGAAGAGTTTGTCGATAGGCAAATAAGCGATCTTTCCGGCGGCCAACAACAGAGAGTTTTCTTAGCGAGAGCATTAGTTCAAGATAGTGAAATTTATTTTTTAGATGAACCGCTAAAAGGGGTTGATGCTAAAACGGAAAAAGAAATTATGAAAATTTTGAAAGAACTTAGAGATAGCGGAAAGACAATCATAGTTGTTCATCATGATTTGAGAACTGTTGAGGAATATTTTGATGAGGTTGTACTTTTAAATAAATTGGTTGTTGCATCAGGTTCTGTTAGAGAAGTTTTTACTGAAGAAAATATAAATAAGGCATATAGGGTGTAGATTATGAACGGAATTTTAGATTTACTTACTGACTATACTTTTTTGATGATAGCTTTAGGTTCAGGACTTTTGGGACTTTTAAGTGGAATTATGGGAGTATATGTTACAGTGAGAAAACAAGGACTTATCTGTGATGCAATCAGCCATTCAACTCTTCCCGGTGTTTGTATTGCTTTTATGGTACTTGGAATTAAAAATTTGGAATTTTTACTTCTTGGAGCTTTTATTGCAGGAGTTATAGCGGCACTTCTTATTTTCGGAATTGATTTAAAATCAAAAGTAAAATTTGATAGTGCATTGGCAATTGTTTTGTCAACATTTTTTGGGCTTGGCGTTGTTTTACTTGCACTTATTCAAAGAGAAGCAAATACTAATCAAGCGGGTCTTGATAAATTTATATTTGGGCAAGCTGCCGCTTTTTTGAAAAAAGATATATATTTTTTAATCGGAATAATTATTTTGGTACTGTTTGTAATTTTACTATTTTGGAAAGAATTAAAACTTTTTTCCTTTGATCCGGAGTTTGCACAAACAAAGGGATTTTCTATAAATTTAATGACCGGAATATTAATAGTTTTACTTGTAATTTCAATAGTTATGGGAATTCAATCAGTTGGAGTAATTCTTATGAGTACAATGTTAATTGCACCACCTGTTGCTGCAAGACAATGGACGGATAAATTCAATGTTATGATGATTTTATCAGGAATTTTTGGAGCTTTTTCAGGAATTACCGGTTCATTTATAAGTATGTACTATAAGGGGTTGTCAACAGGACCGGTTATAGCGATAGTTGCAAGTTTAATTGTATTTTTTAGTATATTATTTTCGCCTAAAAAAGGAATTTTATTCAGTAAAAAGAGAACTATGCAAGGAGGGACTAAATGAGACAATTAGAAATTTTAATAGCTGTAAGTTTAGTTTCAGCTGCTTGTTCACTATTGGGACCATTTTTAATTCTTAGAAAAATGTCTATGATGATAGATTCTATAACTCATACAATTTTACTTGGAATCGTAATTGCTTTTTTCATTACAAAAGATTTGACAAGTCCTTTGCTGATTGTCGGTGCCGGACTGGTTGGAATACTTACTGTATTTTTGACGGAGCTTATAAATCAAAAGACAACTTTGCATGAAGATGCGTCAATAGGGCTTGTATTTCCATTTTTGTTCAGTATTGCTATAATATTGATTTCAAAATTTTTAAGAGGAGTGCATCTCTGTATTGACTCCGTTTTAGTTGGAGAAGTTGCATTTTCAATAATTCCGAGAATCGAGTTTTTCGGTTATGAAATGTCAAAGGTTATTTTTGTAATGGCAGTAATATTTTTAATTGATTTGATTTTTATTTGGGTGTTTTTTAAAGAATTAAAAATTTCTACATTCGACAAAAATTTAAGTTTGATTTCCGGATTTGCACCGGCTGTTATTTATTACGCTTTGATGAGTTTAGTTTCTATAACAACTGTAGGAGCATTTAATGCGGTGGGTTCAATACTTGTAATTTCATATATGGTTGTTCCGTCTGCAACGGCATATCTATTAACACATGATTTGAAGAAAATGATATTTATAAGTGTTTTCACGGGAGTTTTAAGTAGTGTAATAGGATTTTATATGGCATATATTTATGACCTTTCTATTGCAGGAACAATAGCCATAGTTAACGGATTGATATTTTTATTAGTATTTATATTTGAACCGAGAAACGGAATTATCAAAAAAATATTAAATGAAAACAGAAAAAGGGCTGAATTTGCAGAGGTTACAATGATGCTTCATATTATAAATCATGAAAATACTGAAAGAGCTGACATCGAGTGTAATGTTGTAAAAATAAATGAGCATTTATGTTATGCAAAGAATAAATTTGAAAAAGTTTTAAAGAACATAGTAAATAAAAAATTTGCTTATATTGAAAATGACATTATAAAAGTTACCGATATAGGCAGAGAAAAAACTTTGAATAAATTTAATGAATGGATGAAGTAAGATATATTTGAAATTGGTAAAAATTTTTTTAACTTTAATATATTTTTCGAGGTTTATATGAAAATTGCATTTTTAGACAGAGATGGGACTATTAATTTAGATTATCCTGATAAAGACTGGAAATATATTCAAAGACCTGTTTTATTAGATGGAGCAATACGAGGAATGAAATATCTTAATGAACGAGGGTTTGAAATAATTATTGTAAGTAATCAGTATATAATAGGGGAAGGAATTATTACGGTCGAACAATTTAACAGTTTTCATAATCAGCTTTTAGAGATATTAGCTATTAACAATATAATTGTATTAGATAGTTTTATTTGTCCTCATTCAAGAACTGACTCTTGTAAATGTTGTAAACCTAAAATAGGCTTGATTTTACAAGCTATTGAAAAATATCCAAATATAGATTTATCGCAATCAATTATGTGTGGGGATTCCATAAGTGATTTTGAATGTGCGAAGACCATAGGGTTGAAATTTTATGGTATTAATTTTGGAGAAAATAGAATAAAAAACTTGTCTGATATATCTATTTTTGTAAAATAAAGTAATTTAGAATATAATTATTTCAAAAATTTAATAAAATATTAAAAGAGAGACAATTTTTCATAAATAATCTCTCTTTTTTGTTTTTAGTATGTTTTAAATGAGAACTAACAAATAGGGATGGATATTTTTGCAGGGACAATAAAGTCCCTTTTTAATTGTTCAAAAATTTAAAATTATTTTGAAAATTGATGAAAAAAATATAGATTTTTTTTGGGATTTTGAATATAATTAATCGTGGAGTGTGTACTCAACAAAAAGATAATATTTCTATTTAGGGGGAATTATGAAAAAGAAATTTTTGGCACTTATGTTGTCAGCATTAATGATTGGAACTACTGCTTGCGGAGGAAGTTCTGAAAAGAAAGATGATACGAGTAAAAATATGCAGGCTAATGAAGAAGTTACCGGAAAAATTAGAATCTATACTTCAATGTATGAAGATATTATTGCTAATATGAAACCTGCACTCAAGAAGAAATTTCCTAATTGTGAAATCGAATTTTTTCAAGGCGGAACAGGAACTTTGCAAACAAAAATAGCTGGAGAAATCGATGCAGGAAAACTTGCTTGTGATATTATAATGGTTGCAGAACCTTCTTATGCTTATGAATTAAAAGAAAAGAAAGTACTACATAAATTTGATATCGAAAACAAAGATAAATTAGCTTTCGAATATGATAAAGAAGGATATTGGTATCCAGTTAGAATTTCTAATATGGTTTTAGCTTATAATCCTGAAAAAACAAAGAAAGAAGATTTAGCACAAACTTTTAAAGAATTTGCTGAAAAGGAAAGTCTTACAGGAAAAATTTCAATGTCAGATCCTTTAAAATCAGGTACAGCTCTTGCAGCTATCAGCGGATTAAAGGATAAATATAAGGATGAATATTTCACTAATTTAGCTAAGAGAAAAGTTGCTATTGAAGCGGGTAGTGTTGCTTTAACTAAACTTGAAACCGGAGAAATGGACGAACTTATGATTCTTGAAGAATCTGTTTTAAAGAAAAGACAAGATGATAACTCTTCATTGGAAGTTATATATCCTAAAGACGGAACTATTGTGGTTCCTTCACCAATTATGGTCGTAGATGAAAAATTAACAGAAAACAAGAATACAAAAGCGGCAGAAGCTATTTCAAAATGGTTTTTATCAGAAGAAGGTCAAAAATATATAGTTAAAGGATGGATGCACTCTGTATTAAAAGATTTTCCTGAAGTTCCTTATGATGCAATTAAAACTTCTGAAATTACATCAAACAGTATAAATGTTAAATGGGAGCAATTAGTTAAAGATAGAGATTCTCTAAGAAAGATGTTTACAGATACAATCGGTAAAAAATAAATTCACAGAATACTTAGAGATTGTTATTTCACAATAAAAAATATATAACGGAGGGAGGAAACTCCCTCTTGTTAATGAAAGGTTTATTTTATGCAAAAGACAGAAAGAAAATTTAGAATAGATATAAAGTGGATAATAATACTATCGATTATAGCATTTTTACTTATTTTTGAAGTTTTTCCGCTTTTATATCTCTTTGTTAAATCTATATTTCCAAACGGGAGTTTTACTTTAGAAGCTTTTAAGAGAGTTTATAGTTATGATGCGAATTTTATAGCTATTAGAAATACGATTGTTACTGCGGTTGCAACAACATTTTTTGGAATGTTAATTGCTTTTCCGCTTGCTTTTTTAGTTGGAAGAACTAATTTATATGGTAAAAAAATATTTAGAACTATGTTTGTTATAACATATATGGTTCCACCTTATGTAGGAGCTATGGCTTGGCTTAGACTTTTAAATCCGAGAGTTGGAACTTTAAATATGTTTATTCAAAAGATATTTGGTCTTAGCGAACCTATTTTCAATATATATAGTGTATGGGGAATGATTTGGGTACTTACTTGTTTTTATTATCCTTATGCTTTTATCACTATTTCTCGTGCAATGGAAAAAATGGATCCTTCTTTAGAAGAAGCTGCTAGAATTTCAGGAGCAAGTCCTTTAAAGACTTTATTTACTGTTACAATTCCAATGATGACACCAAGTTTAATTGCTGCGGGACTTTTAGTTTTTGTAACGGCTGCATCTTGTTACGGTATTCCGTCAATCATTGGAGCTCCGGGACAAATTCATACAGTTACAACTAGAATAATAGAGTTTGTTCATATAGGAAATGAAGAAGGCATAATTGATGCTACAACTTTAGCAGTATTCTTGATGATAATTGCAAATTTAGTTTTGTACTTTTCAACATTTGTACTGGGGAAGAAACAATTTATAACTATGAGCGGGAAATCAACAAGACCTACAATAGTTGATTTAGGAAAATGGAGAACACCTCTTACAATATTGGTTTCAATTTTTTCTTTTATAGTAGTAATAGTTCCGTTTATAACAGTTGCTCTTACTTCTGTAACTATCAATATGGGTAAGCCTTTGTCTGCAAGAAATATTTCATTTAGATTTTGGAAACAAATGCTTACAAGAGATAGTATATTGAGTTCTACAATGAATAGTTTGATTGCAGCTTGTGCTGCAGCATTTTTGGGGATAATAATTTCTTGCATGATGGCTTATTTGCTTGAAAGAACGAGAGTTAAAGGAAGAAAGATTCCGGACTTTTTAATAACTGTAGGTTCAGGAACTCCAAGTATTGCAATAGCTCTTGCTCTTATAATGACAATGAGTGGAAAATTTGGAATAAATATTTATAATACAATTTATATTATGATAATTGCATATATGATTAAGTATATGTTAATGGGAATGAGGACTGTAGTATCAGGAATGAGTCAGGTACATCCTTCTCTAGAAGAAGCATCGCAAATTTCAGGAGCAGGTTGGCTTAGAATGGTTAAAGATGTTACCGCACCGCTTATAATGCCTTCAATAGTTGCAGGGATATTTTTAATATTTATGCCTTGTTTCTATGAACTTACTATGAGTACGCTTTTGTATTCATCACATACGAAGACAATCGGTTTTGAGCTTTACAATTATCAAACTTACCATAGTCAACAAATTGCAAGTGTACTTGCTACTGCAATTTTGATTTTTGTATTGGTAGTTAACTGGATTTTAAATAAACTTACAAAAGGTAAGTTTTCAATTTAGGAGGAAAAATGTCAACGATTACTATAAAAGAATTAAGTAAATCTTTTGGTAATGTAGAAGTTTTAAAACCTTTTACAGATACTTTTAAAGATGGTGAATTTATAACTCTACTAGGACCTTCAGGTTGTGGTAAAACAACAATGTTAAGACTTATAGCGGGATTTGAAAAACCTACAAGTGGAGAAATACTAATAGGAGATAATGTTGTTTCAGGAGGAAAAACATTCCTTCCGCCTGAAAAGAGAGGAATAGGAATGGTATTTCAATCATATGCAGTTTGGCCTCATATGAATGTTTTTGACAATGTTGCCTATCCTTTGAAAATAGCCGGTATAAAGAAAGAAGAAATAAAAGAGAGAGTTGAAAAAGTTTTAGAAATAGTTCACTTATCTCAATATAAAGATAGAGCTCCATCAGAACTTTCAGGTGGACAACAACAAAGGGTTGCATTAGGACGTGCTTTGATTGCAAAACCTAAATTACTTTTACTTGATGAACCCCTTTCAAACTTAGATGCGAAACTAAGAGAAGAAATGCGTTTTGAAATAAAGGAAATACAAAAAAGACTTGGAATTACAGTTGTATATGTAACACATGATCAAATAGAAGCTATGACAATGAGCGATAGAATTATTTTGATTAATAAAGGTGTTGTTCAACAAATAGGAACTCCTGAAGAAATTTACAGAAATCCCGTAAATCCTTTTGTTGCAAACTTTGTTGGTCGTGTTAATTTCATCAAAGGAGTTGCGAAAGACGGCTTTGTTGAACTTGCAAATACCGGAAAGAAATTACCTTATGACGGAGATAAGACAGGGAATGTTATAGTTGCAATAAGACCTGAAGCTCTTAGAATTGACGAAAGAGATGGAACAATTGATGCTAAACTTGTAAGTCAATTCTATCTTGGAGATGTAAATGACTGTAAAGTAGATTTAGGAAATGACAATGTAGTCAGAGTTATAGACCATGTTGAAACTTATGGAGTTTATGAAGAAAATTCAAATATCAAATTGAGAATTAAAAACTTTATGGTATTTGATGATGACGGAAAAGATTATACAAAGATAATAACTTAAGAATAAGAACCCCACCCTTCCACGATGCTTCGCATCGGGTGGGTTCCCGGGAACCTTGTTGTTTCACAATAGGAGCTATTGAATTTTTTTCAATAGCTTTTTTTATGTATTATTTTCAATTTGATTTTTGCTGTTTAATGTAATATAATAAATTATAGAGACAAGAAGGGATGTGAAATATATGGAAACTGTAAGATTATATACTAGACAAGATATTAGATCTTTAAAAGAAATCGAAGAGAAAGGTTATTTTACAAATAAAATTTCTTATGTTAAAGAAAATTTTGGAGTGATTTCTGACTATATTTTAAATTGCTATAATTATTTTGTAAAAGAAGCGAGTAAAATAGTACCAAAACTGGATGAAGTTGAAATGCCGGTTTGGTGTGCGGTAAGTAATAAAAATTGTATGCCTGTAATTGAGAATACGGTTGTATATGTTTTAGATGTTCCGGAAGATGAAGTAATCTACTTTGACGGAGTCAAATGGGATTATGTACTCAATCATCATTATATTCCTTTGAATGAAGAAGATGATAAAAAGTATAAAAAAAGATTAAAAGATAAGGGTATAGATAACGGATTTGAGTTTTTTGAAGGAAAGTATAAGAATGTTTTTCCAGAAGAAAGACAAATAGTTATAGACAGTTGGACTAGAATTTTCGATATTGATGAATGGGATATTTACAGAGTTCAAGCAAATATTTGGAAAATAAAAAAAGAATGGATTTATGCCATTGTAAATATGGGAGATAAAATCCCTTAAATTTCATATTTAAGCGATAATTTAATAAATATTTATTTTGAAATTATTGACATTTTTTTGGAATTTGGTATAATAAAATAAAGATAATAATTTTTTTGTTTAGTATATTATCATACGTCATTTGATGTACATATTTTTAGATTAACCCGTGCATACTTCAAGGAGGATTTTATGAAAAAATTTTTTAGAAGATTGGCTTTGATTTTGCCTGTTTTTATTGCTTTGTCAGGTTGTTCTAAAAGTTCCAAAGTTGATGACGATAATACAAAAAAGCAAGTAGTTAGAAAGGCAAGTAAAGAGATAGCAAAAATCTGTGGATATTATTATGCTTATGATTCACAAATTGTTTTAGATAATGGTGAATATTATGGTGTGCCTTGTATGTATTATAAGGCTAAACCTATAGACTTTGATAAATGTTCAAAAGAATCTGTTAAAAAACTTCGTGGTAATTTTACGGATGATGGAAATTTTTTGGAACCGAAAATTTTTGAAGAAGGCGGAAAAAAGTATTTAACAGCTAATTTTTTCCCTGAAAAGAAGTTTTGGATAAAAGATGAAAAAACCATTGTTGATGTTGAAACGAATACGGAATATAAAAAGGGTGACCCTAAATAAATATGTGAAATTAATTAAACAACTAATGGTTTTTGCCATTAGTTGTTTTTTTAAAAATAAGAAGTAAGGGGGATGTTATGAAAAATAAATTTAAAATTTTATTTCTATCGTTCTTTTTATTGACTTCTTGTAGCAATGGAAGAACTAAATCGTATGAAAATAATTTTAGAAAATATCAATATGGGAATGATATTTTTATAGAGGCTAAGATGGATGCTTATAGAAATTTGAATGATGTTGAAAAGGAAACGGAAGTAATTGTTTTAGGTAAAAAAATAAAACAAAATCCGTCAACAATACAAAAAAATAATGGTTATGTTAATGGTGTATATACAATCTCGAATTTTAAAATAGAAAAGGTTTTTAAAGGTAATTTTAAACCGAGAGATGTTGTAGATGTTTTTGAAAGTGCCGGAATAGATGAGAAAACGGGAAAGATTTATCATATTGAAGGATATGAGTTAATGGAAAAGGATGAGAAATATTTACTGTTTTTAAGGCATTCGGAAACTGATCCGTGGTATATGATATCAGGATTAAAATTTGGTAAAATTTCACTTTCAGGTAAAAAATCAGAGTTCAGAATAGAATTAGAAAAAGCAGATCATTATCCGGAATCTTTTGAACTTGAAGGTAAAATAAGAGAAGAAGCAATAAAAAAATATATTGAAAAGTAGTAATTTAAAAGATAGAATAATCATAAAACAAAAGAGTTGGAAGTCCAACTGTTATCACGTACACAACCAGCAAATAATTCAAGATTTGTTATGAGAGCTAAAGGATTTAATTATAAACCTTATCCACTATCAGATGATAAAGCTGGAATTTTAGCTAAGTATTAGTGTTAGGAGGAAGTTATGAAAAATAAATTTAAAATTTTATTTCTATCGTTCATTTTATTGACTTCTTGTAGCAATGGAAGAACTAAATCGTATGAAAATAATTTTAGAAAAAATCAATATGGGAATCATATTATTGCAGATGCTAAGCTAGATTATTATGGAAATTTGAATGATGTTGAAAAGGAAACAGAAGTAATTGTTTTGGGTAAAAAAATAAAACAAAATCCATCTACAATAAAAAAGGATAAAGTTTATAATGGTGTTTATGGGGCATATACAATCTCGAATTTTAAAATAGAAAAGGTTTTTAAAGGTAATTTTAAACCGGGAGATGTTATAGATGTTTATGAAAGCTCCGGAATAGATGAGGAAACGGGAAAGATTTATCATATTGCAGGATATGAGTTAATGGAAAAGGATGAGGAATATTTACTGTTTTTAAGACATTCGGAAACTGATCCATGGTATATGATATCAGGATTGAAATTTGGTAAAATTTCACTTTCA from Parvimonas micra encodes:
- a CDS encoding ABC transporter permease; the encoded protein is MQKTERKFRIDIKWIIILSIIAFLLIFEVFPLLYLFVKSIFPNGSFTLEAFKRVYSYDANFIAIRNTIVTAVATTFFGMLIAFPLAFLVGRTNLYGKKIFRTMFVITYMVPPYVGAMAWLRLLNPRVGTLNMFIQKIFGLSEPIFNIYSVWGMIWVLTCFYYPYAFITISRAMEKMDPSLEEAARISGASPLKTLFTVTIPMMTPSLIAAGLLVFVTAASCYGIPSIIGAPGQIHTVTTRIIEFVHIGNEEGIIDATTLAVFLMIIANLVLYFSTFVLGKKQFITMSGKSTRPTIVDLGKWRTPLTILVSIFSFIVVIVPFITVALTSVTINMGKPLSARNISFRFWKQMLTRDSILSSTMNSLIAACAAAFLGIIISCMMAYLLERTRVKGRKIPDFLITVGSGTPSIAIALALIMTMSGKFGINIYNTIYIMIIAYMIKYMLMGMRTVVSGMSQVHPSLEEASQISGAGWLRMVKDVTAPLIMPSIVAGIFLIFMPCFYELTMSTLLYSSHTKTIGFELYNYQTYHSQQIASVLATAILIFVLVVNWILNKLTKGKFSI
- a CDS encoding DUF3841 domain-containing protein yields the protein METVRLYTRQDIRSLKEIEEKGYFTNKISYVKENFGVISDYILNCYNYFVKEASKIVPKLDEVEMPVWCAVSNKNCMPVIENTVVYVLDVPEDEVIYFDGVKWDYVLNHHYIPLNEEDDKKYKKRLKDKGIDNGFEFFEGKYKNVFPEERQIVIDSWTRIFDIDEWDIYRVQANIWKIKKEWIYAIVNMGDKIP
- a CDS encoding ABC transporter ATP-binding protein; its protein translation is MSTITIKELSKSFGNVEVLKPFTDTFKDGEFITLLGPSGCGKTTMLRLIAGFEKPTSGEILIGDNVVSGGKTFLPPEKRGIGMVFQSYAVWPHMNVFDNVAYPLKIAGIKKEEIKERVEKVLEIVHLSQYKDRAPSELSGGQQQRVALGRALIAKPKLLLLDEPLSNLDAKLREEMRFEIKEIQKRLGITVVYVTHDQIEAMTMSDRIILINKGVVQQIGTPEEIYRNPVNPFVANFVGRVNFIKGVAKDGFVELANTGKKLPYDGDKTGNVIVAIRPEALRIDERDGTIDAKLVSQFYLGDVNDCKVDLGNDNVVRVIDHVETYGVYEENSNIKLRIKNFMVFDDDGKDYTKIIT
- a CDS encoding extracellular solute-binding protein, coding for MKKKFLALMLSALMIGTTACGGSSEKKDDTSKNMQANEEVTGKIRIYTSMYEDIIANMKPALKKKFPNCEIEFFQGGTGTLQTKIAGEIDAGKLACDIIMVAEPSYAYELKEKKVLHKFDIENKDKLAFEYDKEGYWYPVRISNMVLAYNPEKTKKEDLAQTFKEFAEKESLTGKISMSDPLKSGTALAAISGLKDKYKDEYFTNLAKRKVAIEAGSVALTKLETGEMDELMILEESVLKKRQDDNSSLEVIYPKDGTIVVPSPIMVVDEKLTENKNTKAAEAISKWFLSEEGQKYIVKGWMHSVLKDFPEVPYDAIKTSEITSNSINVKWEQLVKDRDSLRKMFTDTIGKK